The sequence below is a genomic window from Synechococcus sp. PCC 7335.
CCATAATTCCCATAAAGGGCTTTAGAGGAATACCGATATCAGGTTGATTATTGCTAGGACGAAAGATGCCCATTTCTTTGGCCATATCAATCGGAATTACCTTAGTGTAGATATCTGCGTCATCGACAGGAAACTCACCTGGTAGCGACCCCTTGCCATGGCGGTTAGAGATTACGCCGTAAGGAACACGGTAGGCTATATCAATCGTTTTTATCTCTAGTACATCGCCAGGTTCTGCATCTTCTACATAGATAGGACCAGTGATCACGTGAGGACCAGGTCCCGTTTTTTCCACGTTGGCTTTTACGGTGAGCTGATCGGGTAGAATATCTTCTTGTTTAATTCCTCTACTCGTTAAGAAATCAACTGTATCCCCTTGATCTGCCAGAATACCTTCGTGAGAGACGGTTTCTAAGGTCACACGATCACCCGACTGAACTGTTAAAATCGGCGCACTGTCTGGCTTGAAAAGTTCACCCCAAATCACGTTATCGGGCGAGGATTTCACTGTATAAACCTGAGGAGTTGCCTGTGAGATATTCACCGGATCAGTCAATCTAGCAAACGATTTCAGCGAACCGTTGATTACCAAAAGGGAAAGTATTGTCGTTAAACAGAGCGCAAGGGGCGATCGCATAAGCTCGCCTGCTGAGAACTTCTCTTGAGACCCTACAAAATTCCTATGGAGTCGCCTGAGAAGCGATCTAAGCCACATCATGTTCTCTGTCATCGAAACACATCCTTTGTTGAAGCTTACTAATATGCATATGTACTAATACGCAATAGTGAACTAGCCTTTTTTACATTGATATGTAGCAGAAACTACAGAGAAGATAATTTAATCTGCCTTCTCTGACAAACAAGGGACTAGACGACAGGATGATTTTTATATGAGCTACTGTTCTAGCTATCCTTATGCCTCTTCCATGAGGTTCTCCGTTCACTTTATAGTCTTTATTGATATAAACACCAAGAAACACCTCTATTTACAGAGGCTCTACGAACAATTAACTGATAAAATTAGGATCCTCAGTCAAATGTTAAATTTGTTTTTTCCACAGAGAGTATGGTCGCTTCAAAGAAAAATCGTTTCTCTTGGGTAGGACAGTTCCTAGCTTTTGTTCCTGGGAAAAAGTCTCTTTATCAATCTGCTATTGTTCAGGTAGTTGCTGTCGAAGAAGGCGCACCTATCGATACGATCCAAAGTTATCAGATCAAGCTAGATAAAGATATTCGAGAGGCAGCGTCTCACTCGATTGAGGCCAAAGATTGGATCAAAATTGCTGGTAAGGGCAAACCGGACAAAAAAACAGGCAAGATTGAGTGGAAAGCCAGCACTATAAAGAAAGTTTCACTTCGAAAGGTAGCCAAAGTAAAGGAAGAGGCGAAGACGCGATCGCACTCTGTACAGTCGAAATCGCTGAGTACGGCTAAAGCAAAGCCTACTAGGATCTTGGTTTGCCAGAAGTCTAGCTGCCGTAAGAAGGGAAGTCAGAAGGTGAGCGATGCGATGGAAAAAGCGATCGCTAATGCAGAAGCTTCCGACCAGGTGATAGTCAAATCGACGGGTTGTCTCAAATGCTGTAAAACAGGTCCGACCGTTGTCGTTTTACCAGCTAATGACAAAAACAAAAAAACATCCAAAGAAAGACATCGGAAAGTCACGCCGAAGGCTGCCAAAAAAATTGTTGCTTCTGTGCTGTAGCGTCCGTCAGTCTGTCCATACTGCCTTAAGCTGTCTTTCTCTATTTCTCTATTGAACACATAGATTTGAGCGCATTGCCCAATCCTAGACCTAATATTTTGTGCTAGTTAATAAAGCGCTGCCTATTTGACCATATTACTGAGCCGACAATATTATCGCCTAAGCTATCTCCTGCCGCCCAATTGTACCGTTACTTAGATGCTTAGGGAATCTATTCCTCCGAACCTGAGGCTTCCCAACATCGATTGAGCGACGCCACTAAAGCTGTTCGAGAATAGGCAACCCGCTTGAGAACGCTCCATAATTGCAGTGCCTGTGTCGGCGTTCTCACCTCTACTTGTAGTGGCTGAAAACCACTGCAACAACACTCAATGTCAAGATCTTGCAGGCGATGATAAACCTGCCAGCGGTCCTCACAAGTTACCAGTATCAGACTTGAGATTGATAAGCCGTCTGAATTCCCGCCCAGATTGGCCGATGAACCAGTTGATTTTGCAGAACTAAATAGTGACACTAAAAAACTCCTTATGGATGAGTGCTGGGCTAGCTGGTTTGTAATTGAAGTATTTCTAATATGTCTCCGATATCTCTATATCTCTGAATAAAGAGGTAAGCGATCTATATTCTTTCTAGAGCAGTCGATGGATATCTCAATCGGAAAAGGTATCATTACGATGGTTAATGCGAAATTTTTCTAATAAAGACGTTCATTGGATACTTAACAGTAAAAAGTTTATGGCTGTCGATAAAGTCTGTGTAACTAGAAGATACTTTCAATAGCCAAGACAAAAATATCGTACGTCGCCAGCTAACGAAACATTTCGAGATGTCCTTTTAGCAAAGTGTGTA
It includes:
- a CDS encoding acetamidase/formamidase family protein — its product is MTENMMWLRSLLRRLHRNFVGSQEKFSAGELMRSPLALCLTTILSLLVINGSLKSFARLTDPVNISQATPQVYTVKSSPDNVIWGELFKPDSAPILTVQSGDRVTLETVSHEGILADQGDTVDFLTSRGIKQEDILPDQLTVKANVEKTGPGPHVITGPIYVEDAEPGDVLEIKTIDIAYRVPYGVISNRHGKGSLPGEFPVDDADIYTKVIPIDMAKEMGIFRPSNNQPDIGIPLKPFMGIMGVVPADVEDSVNSIPPGIYGGNVDIKLLGVGSSLYLPVQVPGALFYSGDPHCAQGNGEVALTAIECSLTPTFELVLHKGMMLEQPMGETEDLWISIGLDEDLDEAMKESVRESLRIVNEEYELTEQDALLLGSAAIDFEVSQVVDIVKGVHGVISKQLFEPMP
- a CDS encoding (2Fe-2S) ferredoxin domain-containing protein, giving the protein MVASKKNRFSWVGQFLAFVPGKKSLYQSAIVQVVAVEEGAPIDTIQSYQIKLDKDIREAASHSIEAKDWIKIAGKGKPDKKTGKIEWKASTIKKVSLRKVAKVKEEAKTRSHSVQSKSLSTAKAKPTRILVCQKSSCRKKGSQKVSDAMEKAIANAEASDQVIVKSTGCLKCCKTGPTVVVLPANDKNKKTSKERHRKVTPKAAKKIVASVL
- a CDS encoding Asr1405/Asl0597 family protein → MSLFSSAKSTGSSANLGGNSDGLSISSLILVTCEDRWQVYHRLQDLDIECCCSGFQPLQVEVRTPTQALQLWSVLKRVAYSRTALVASLNRCWEASGSEE